A single region of the Actinoplanes sp. SE50/110 genome encodes:
- a CDS encoding cadmium resistance transporter produces MRLSGGAGGGQGGQPAESADLDDDACRRSRSRHGMLWHRHPGGTIMNLSIIGQAAGLFAVTNIDDILILALFSAQGAGHRHTTRNILAGQYLGFAGILAVAVAAAVGATLLPERAVPYLGLVPLALGIRAAVQAWRHRNDNGDDRTEATGDAPGIAALAAVTFANGGDNIGVYVPVFATAGVGAMTVYVVVFLLLVAV; encoded by the coding sequence GTGAGGTTATCCGGTGGTGCGGGCGGCGGTCAGGGCGGGCAGCCGGCCGAAAGCGCGGACCTGGACGACGACGCCTGCCGCCGCTCACGATCGCGGCATGGGATGCTGTGGCATCGGCATCCCGGCGGGACGATCATGAACCTGAGCATCATCGGACAGGCCGCGGGCCTGTTCGCGGTCACCAACATCGACGACATCCTGATCCTGGCCCTGTTCTCCGCCCAGGGCGCCGGCCACCGGCACACCACCCGCAACATCCTCGCCGGCCAGTACCTCGGCTTCGCCGGCATCCTCGCCGTCGCCGTGGCGGCCGCGGTCGGCGCCACACTCCTGCCCGAGCGGGCCGTGCCCTATCTCGGTCTGGTCCCGCTGGCGCTGGGCATCAGAGCCGCCGTCCAAGCCTGGCGGCACCGCAACGACAACGGCGACGACCGGACCGAAGCGACCGGCGACGCTCCCGGCATCGCCGCCCTCGCCGCCGTCACGTTCGCCAACGGCGGTGACAACATCGGCGTCTACGTGCCGGTCTTCGCCACCGCGGGAGTCGGCGCGATGACCGTCTACGTGGTCGTCTTCCTGCTCCTGGTCGCCGTGTAG
- a CDS encoding zinc-binding dehydrogenase, producing the protein MTTMRAAVCERAGGPEALVVREVPVPAVRDGWSLVRVMAAGLNRSELRTRQGHSPGVRFPRVLGIECVGVVAESTDPSVPAGTTVAAVMGEMGREFDGGYAEYALLPNALLMPVRTDLPWEVLGALPETYLTAQGSLDVLGPPPGRLLIRGGTSSVGMAATGLAVARGFEVLATTRRPARTGGRLILDDGRIRDLWPGGPDQVLDLVGARTLTDSLRLVRPGGTVCVSGSLSGWAVPSFEPIAMIPAGTRLTAFHSGTMTGPRGAAVLQRLVDGVRAGTVAPNLDRVFGLDDIAAAHRYMEDDAATGKVVVTMVRDTGRDGRARAARSGR; encoded by the coding sequence ATGACGACGATGCGTGCGGCGGTGTGCGAGCGGGCCGGCGGGCCCGAGGCGCTGGTGGTGCGAGAGGTTCCGGTGCCGGCGGTACGGGACGGCTGGAGCCTGGTGCGGGTGATGGCGGCCGGGCTGAACCGCTCCGAGCTGCGGACCCGGCAGGGGCATTCGCCGGGCGTGAGGTTCCCGCGGGTGCTCGGCATCGAATGCGTCGGCGTGGTCGCCGAATCCACCGATCCCTCGGTGCCGGCCGGGACGACGGTGGCCGCGGTGATGGGGGAGATGGGGCGCGAGTTCGACGGCGGATACGCCGAATACGCGCTGCTGCCCAACGCGTTGCTGATGCCGGTCCGCACCGACCTGCCATGGGAGGTGCTGGGTGCGCTGCCCGAAACCTATCTGACCGCGCAGGGCTCGCTGGACGTGCTCGGCCCGCCGCCCGGCCGGCTGCTGATCCGCGGCGGCACCTCGTCGGTGGGGATGGCGGCCACCGGCCTGGCGGTCGCCCGGGGCTTCGAGGTGCTGGCGACCACCCGCCGGCCCGCCCGCACCGGCGGCCGTCTGATCCTGGACGACGGACGGATCCGCGACCTCTGGCCGGGCGGCCCCGACCAGGTGCTCGACCTGGTCGGGGCGCGGACCCTGACCGACTCGCTGCGCCTGGTCCGGCCCGGGGGGACGGTCTGCGTGAGCGGATCGCTCAGCGGGTGGGCGGTGCCCTCCTTCGAACCGATCGCGATGATTCCGGCCGGGACCCGGCTCACCGCCTTCCACAGCGGCACGATGACGGGCCCGCGCGGGGCCGCGGTGCTGCAACGCCTCGTCGACGGGGTGCGGGCCGGGACCGTCGCGCCGAACCTGGACCGGGTCTTCGGCCTGGACGACATCGCGGCCGCCCACCGCTACATGGAGGACGACGCGGCGACCGGCAAAGTGGTGGTGACGATGGTCAGAGATACCGGGCGAGATGGTCGAGCGCGTGCCGCGCGGTCGGGTCGGTGA
- a CDS encoding ATP-binding protein has translation MTIRQSVVRTVVFTALYVVATYAGRLTIMDGTNLSLVWPAAGISALWFICQRSSRWRSLDVAALAAATVAVNMATGAGPALSGFFVVANLLQAATFTVLYQRWLPGLWGSGGTAPVARPHQLWRLVAIAIISTFCGALVGPTGVWLVSGHYSAPAAAVWMARNSASMLLIGIAGLRLGALAGRFTGTPRQRWPQLCAATRTVPGRTWVEGGALLIVSAGAYLAVFGFTHGLPLAFVLVTITVWAATRMSTTFVILHDLFFGSLAVVFTLHGNGQFAGIASHTSRALVSQMFVAVVAIVGLAVALGRDERVALQRAAAEQARVFATIFDAMGEGLAVLDADGHFLLRNPASSQLLGGLRSPTGRMAGNDFYGLRHLDGTPVAPGDLPHQRALATGDPHAMDILVSHPAVPGGRILSVRATPLPVDVGGRRYAVSVFSDVTADRRHRDELAAFAGIVAHDLSNPLTTVEGWAEDVADLLGPDAGRAGDGIARIQRAATRMRNLITDLLAYTTARDAALGLTGVDLTAIGTDIAVARIDQAETTGAPVPHVRIGELPPVHADPALIRQLFDNLIGNAVKYTAPGVVPVITVTGDRDGDRVRIAISDNGIGIPAGQHGAVFDNFHRAHRDAGYTGTGLGLAICKRIVVRHGGTITAADGPAGSGSTFTFTLPAANLPPGVPDPAAPVPERSRLA, from the coding sequence GTGACGATCCGCCAGTCGGTGGTGCGCACCGTCGTCTTCACCGCCCTGTACGTGGTGGCGACCTACGCGGGCCGGCTGACGATCATGGACGGCACGAACCTGAGCCTGGTCTGGCCGGCGGCCGGCATCAGTGCCCTCTGGTTCATCTGCCAGCGCTCGTCGCGGTGGCGGTCGCTGGACGTGGCCGCCCTGGCCGCGGCCACCGTCGCGGTCAACATGGCCACCGGCGCGGGACCGGCCCTGTCCGGCTTCTTCGTGGTCGCGAACCTGCTGCAGGCCGCCACCTTCACCGTCCTTTACCAGCGCTGGCTGCCCGGGTTGTGGGGCAGCGGCGGCACCGCCCCGGTGGCCCGGCCGCACCAGCTGTGGCGCCTGGTCGCGATCGCGATCATCAGCACGTTCTGCGGGGCGCTGGTCGGCCCGACCGGGGTGTGGCTGGTCAGCGGCCACTATTCGGCGCCGGCGGCCGCGGTGTGGATGGCCCGCAACTCCGCCAGCATGCTGCTGATCGGGATCGCCGGGCTGCGGCTGGGCGCCCTCGCCGGGAGGTTCACCGGCACTCCGCGGCAGCGCTGGCCGCAGCTGTGCGCGGCGACCCGCACGGTGCCGGGGCGGACCTGGGTCGAGGGCGGCGCGTTGCTGATCGTCTCCGCCGGCGCCTACCTCGCCGTCTTCGGGTTCACCCACGGCCTGCCGTTGGCGTTCGTGCTGGTCACCATCACGGTGTGGGCGGCCACCCGGATGAGCACCACCTTCGTCATCCTGCACGACCTGTTCTTCGGCAGCCTGGCGGTCGTCTTCACGCTGCACGGCAACGGCCAGTTCGCCGGGATCGCCTCGCACACCTCGCGCGCCCTGGTGTCGCAGATGTTCGTCGCCGTGGTGGCGATCGTCGGGCTCGCCGTCGCACTCGGCCGCGACGAACGCGTCGCCCTGCAGCGGGCCGCCGCCGAGCAGGCCCGCGTCTTCGCCACGATCTTCGACGCCATGGGCGAGGGCCTGGCCGTGCTGGACGCGGACGGCCACTTCCTGCTGCGCAACCCGGCCAGCTCGCAGCTGCTCGGCGGTCTGCGCAGTCCGACCGGCAGGATGGCCGGCAACGACTTCTACGGTCTGCGGCACCTCGACGGCACCCCGGTCGCGCCGGGCGACCTGCCCCATCAGCGAGCCCTGGCGACCGGCGACCCGCACGCCATGGACATCCTGGTGAGCCACCCGGCCGTCCCGGGCGGCCGGATCCTGTCGGTGCGGGCCACCCCGCTGCCGGTCGACGTCGGCGGCCGCCGGTACGCGGTCAGCGTGTTCTCCGACGTCACCGCCGACCGGCGGCACCGCGACGAACTGGCCGCGTTCGCCGGCATCGTCGCGCACGACCTGTCCAATCCGCTGACCACCGTCGAGGGGTGGGCCGAGGACGTCGCCGACCTGCTCGGGCCGGACGCCGGCCGGGCCGGTGACGGCATCGCCCGCATCCAGCGCGCCGCGACCCGGATGCGCAACCTGATCACCGACCTGCTCGCCTACACCACCGCCCGCGACGCCGCGCTGGGCCTGACCGGCGTGGACCTGACCGCGATCGGCACCGACATCGCCGTGGCCCGCATCGACCAGGCCGAGACCACCGGCGCCCCGGTGCCGCACGTGCGGATCGGCGAGCTGCCGCCGGTGCACGCCGATCCGGCGCTGATCCGGCAGCTGTTCGACAACCTGATCGGCAACGCCGTCAAGTACACCGCCCCCGGGGTCGTTCCGGTGATCACCGTGACCGGCGACCGGGACGGCGACCGGGTCCGCATCGCGATCAGCGACAACGGCATCGGCATCCCGGCCGGTCAGCACGGCGCCGTGTTCGACAACTTCCACCGCGCCCACCGCGACGCCGGGTACACCGGGACCGGGCTCGGCCTGGCGATCTGCAAGCGGATCGTGGTACGGCACGGCGGCACGATCACCGCCGCCGACGGCCCGGCCGGCTCGGGCAGCACCTTCACCTTCACCCTGCCGGCCGCCAACCTGCCGCCCGGTGTCCCCGACCCGGCCGCGCCGGTCCCGGAGCGCAGCCGACTCGCCTGA
- a CDS encoding helix-turn-helix transcriptional regulator → MPIARQPVSRLWPSGGAHLWPSGGISALHSHPRGHLVYAARGVLSVQSESGTSIVPANRVGWTPAGSGHRHRAHGSTDMRIVFLPAALSRLLGDRPAVFRVSGLAREALLALTGTPERERAVAARLRRVLVDELRVADEQPLRLPEPRDDRLRAVARLLYDDPADTSTLAALGRAAGASSRTMSRLCHDELGMTFYEWRTQLRIFHALVLLAEGHDTVRVAAACGWANPSGFITAFTRLVGTTPGRYRARG, encoded by the coding sequence ATGCCCATCGCCCGCCAACCGGTCTCGCGCCTGTGGCCGTCCGGCGGCGCGCACCTCTGGCCCTCCGGCGGGATCAGCGCCCTGCACTCACACCCGCGCGGCCACCTGGTCTATGCCGCGCGTGGCGTTCTCTCCGTGCAGTCGGAGAGCGGCACGTCGATCGTGCCGGCGAACCGGGTCGGCTGGACCCCGGCCGGATCCGGGCACCGGCACCGGGCGCACGGCAGCACCGACATGCGGATCGTGTTCCTGCCCGCCGCCCTGTCCCGGCTGCTCGGCGACCGCCCCGCGGTGTTCCGGGTGTCCGGCCTGGCCCGGGAGGCGCTGCTGGCGCTGACCGGCACCCCCGAGCGGGAGCGGGCCGTGGCGGCCCGGCTCCGCCGGGTGCTGGTCGACGAGCTGCGGGTGGCCGACGAGCAGCCACTGCGGCTGCCGGAACCGCGGGACGACCGGTTGCGGGCGGTCGCCCGGCTGCTCTACGACGATCCCGCGGACACCTCGACGCTGGCCGCGCTGGGGCGGGCGGCCGGCGCGAGTTCGCGGACAATGAGCCGGCTGTGCCACGACGAGCTCGGCATGACCTTCTACGAGTGGCGCACCCAGCTGCGGATCTTCCACGCCCTGGTGCTGCTCGCCGAGGGCCATGACACGGTGCGGGTGGCTGCCGCGTGCGGCTGGGCCAACCCGAGCGGTTTCATCACCGCGTTCACCCGCCTGGTCGGCACCACCCCGGGCCGCTACCGGGCGCGGGGATGA
- a CDS encoding helix-turn-helix domain-containing protein, which yields MATIREVGESTSSWDPYTRGCPSRDLLDQIGSKWAVLVMGELGRQGARRFTQLRQQLGGISEKMLTQTLRTLERDGLILRTVYPEAPIRVEYELTPLGQTLRGPLKALTEWSTQHIEEVVDARKRYDERTGG from the coding sequence GTGGCGACGATCCGGGAAGTGGGCGAGTCCACATCATCGTGGGACCCGTATACGCGGGGCTGCCCGTCGCGTGACCTGCTCGACCAGATCGGCAGCAAATGGGCCGTCCTGGTGATGGGCGAGCTCGGCAGGCAGGGGGCGCGCCGGTTCACGCAGCTGCGGCAGCAGCTCGGGGGGATCAGCGAGAAGATGCTCACCCAGACGCTGCGCACGCTCGAACGCGACGGGCTGATCCTGCGGACGGTGTATCCGGAAGCGCCGATCCGGGTGGAGTACGAGCTGACGCCGCTCGGCCAGACCCTGCGCGGTCCCCTGAAGGCACTCACCGAGTGGTCGACGCAGCACATCGAGGAGGTTGTCGACGCCCGCAAGAGGTACGACGAACGCACCGGAGGATAG
- a CDS encoding class IV adenylate cyclase, translated as MSLIEVERKRALTDVAALTGRLRVQGYHEAATSVEVDTYYSRPDVDFLVTVECLRVRQRDGFAEITYKPASTGRTRSASGVIAKRETNVLLSGPEQAIAADELMTALGMVRLCRVEKTRTAFRNPEHDSVTVTVDRLAGVGSFVETEVMAVDEDAAARLLGQVERRLGLVDHAVVNLPYRDLVLQQERAATAE; from the coding sequence ATGAGCCTGATCGAGGTCGAACGCAAACGGGCACTGACCGACGTCGCCGCCCTGACGGGACGGCTGAGGGTGCAGGGCTACCACGAGGCGGCCACCAGCGTCGAAGTCGACACCTACTACAGCCGGCCTGACGTCGACTTCCTGGTCACCGTTGAATGCCTCAGAGTCCGGCAACGTGACGGATTCGCTGAGATCACCTACAAGCCCGCGTCGACCGGTCGCACGCGCTCAGCATCGGGCGTGATCGCCAAACGGGAGACCAACGTGCTCCTTTCCGGGCCGGAGCAGGCCATCGCGGCCGACGAGTTGATGACTGCACTGGGCATGGTCCGGCTGTGCCGGGTGGAGAAGACCCGCACGGCGTTCCGAAATCCTGAACATGACAGCGTGACGGTCACCGTCGATCGCCTGGCCGGCGTGGGAAGCTTCGTCGAGACCGAGGTCATGGCCGTCGACGAGGACGCCGCCGCGAGGCTGCTCGGTCAGGTGGAACGACGACTGGGACTCGTCGACCACGCGGTGGTGAACCTGCCCTACCGCGATCTGGTGCTTCAGCAGGAACGTGCCGCGACTGCAGAATGA
- a CDS encoding SGNH/GDSL hydrolase family protein yields the protein MVFYGDSIVTGWRGTTHPRARWSSLVSDELGWREVNLSINGMGYFRRRGPRGGDDRYLPSATDTTLLDAAIRLDPDAVIVCLAANDIRMLPEHADEVRAAIDRDLTRLRDELPGRPILVVTYYPVAELSERATLINNWVAGTAERLGLTYVDAFRRTVDGDEKLLCDDHTHPNDDGHRALADAILPACRALTLR from the coding sequence GTGGTCTTCTACGGCGACTCGATCGTCACCGGCTGGCGCGGCACGACACACCCGCGCGCCCGCTGGTCCAGCCTGGTCAGCGACGAGCTCGGCTGGCGCGAGGTGAACCTGTCGATCAACGGCATGGGCTACTTCCGCCGCCGCGGCCCGCGCGGCGGCGACGACCGCTACCTGCCGTCGGCCACCGACACGACACTGCTCGACGCCGCCATCCGTCTCGACCCGGACGCCGTCATCGTGTGCCTGGCCGCCAACGACATCCGCATGCTCCCCGAGCACGCCGACGAGGTCCGCGCCGCCATCGACCGCGACCTGACCCGCCTGCGCGACGAACTTCCCGGCCGGCCGATCCTCGTCGTCACCTACTATCCGGTCGCCGAACTCTCCGAGCGCGCCACCCTGATCAACAACTGGGTCGCCGGCACCGCGGAGCGCCTCGGGCTGACCTACGTCGACGCCTTCCGGCGCACCGTCGACGGCGACGAGAAACTGCTCTGCGACGACCACACCCACCCCAACGACGACGGCCACCGAGCCCTCGCCGACGCGATCCTGCCGGCCTGCCGCGCCCTGACGCTGCGCTGA
- a CDS encoding SDR family oxidoreductase, whose amino-acid sequence MSIVVTAASGRLGRLTVEALLTRGVPASEIVATSRDISRIKDFADRGVEVRRADFAESGSLPAAFAGVDKLLLISTTTPSERVAHHRRAIDAAVVAGASLVAFTSMLHADTSTASLSTTHRATEEYLRERLPSVMLRNGWYLENYTDQLPQVLQGGALVGAVGRGRISAATRADYADAAAVVLTTDGHDGRAYELGGDEAVTLTQLAAAISAATGRRIGYTDLPVDAFARVLVGAGVPTELAQVLADADRAMSHDEMFTDSGDLRRLIGRPTTTPAEAIAAALRGPGGAALPPPVIDPGRMTGDLPHARTGRSMLRPVLSRPGRRAPGRSLPAPGTPEITTGVTGPVSGRTTPGWRPGCSPTVGRSCRSRCRWR is encoded by the coding sequence ATGTCGATCGTTGTCACTGCAGCCTCCGGACGTCTGGGCCGGCTCACCGTCGAAGCGCTGCTGACCCGTGGGGTGCCGGCCTCCGAGATCGTCGCGACCAGCCGTGACATCAGCAGGATCAAGGACTTCGCCGACCGCGGTGTCGAGGTCCGCCGGGCCGACTTCGCGGAGTCCGGCAGCCTCCCCGCCGCCTTCGCGGGGGTGGACAAGCTTCTGCTGATCTCCACCACGACCCCGAGCGAGCGCGTCGCCCACCACCGCCGCGCCATCGACGCCGCGGTGGTGGCGGGCGCGTCGCTGGTCGCGTTCACGAGCATGCTGCACGCGGACACGTCCACCGCCAGTCTTTCGACCACCCACCGGGCCACCGAGGAGTACCTGCGCGAGCGCCTCCCCAGCGTGATGCTGCGCAACGGCTGGTACCTGGAGAACTACACCGACCAGCTCCCTCAGGTACTGCAGGGCGGAGCGCTCGTCGGGGCCGTCGGCCGGGGCAGGATCAGCGCGGCGACCCGAGCCGACTACGCCGACGCCGCCGCGGTCGTGCTGACCACCGACGGCCACGACGGCAGGGCGTACGAGTTGGGCGGCGATGAGGCCGTCACCCTCACGCAGCTGGCCGCGGCGATCTCGGCCGCGACGGGCAGGCGGATCGGCTACACCGATCTGCCGGTCGACGCGTTCGCCCGGGTGCTGGTCGGCGCGGGCGTGCCCACCGAGCTGGCGCAGGTCCTTGCGGACGCCGACCGCGCCATGAGCCACGACGAGATGTTCACCGACTCCGGCGACCTGCGGCGCCTGATCGGACGGCCGACGACGACTCCGGCGGAGGCGATCGCCGCCGCACTCCGCGGACCGGGCGGCGCTGCGCTGCCTCCTCCCGTGATTGATCCCGGCCGGATGACGGGCGATCTGCCGCACGCCCGCACCGGTCGCAGCATGCTGCGACCGGTCTTGTCCCGGCCCGGCCGGCGAGCGCCGGGCCGATCACTTCCCGCGCCCGGAACCCCGGAGATCACGACCGGGGTCACGGGGCCGGTCAGCGGGCGGACCACACCTGGTTGGCGCCCCGGTTGCAGTCCCACAGTTGGACGATCGTGCCGTTCGCGGTGCCGTTGGCGTTGA
- a CDS encoding carbon-nitrogen hydrolase family protein, protein MSVMIAQVPAVWNVDTNLSTVRDVLDEAHRGDVVVLPEGMLSGYDEDLTPLDALDPTAVHHAVAQVARLAVDKQVHVFCGSLLPQPDGWCNAGLFFPADGGRHQIYRKINLAMNERGRLHPGDQLPNVDIPLPGGPVTVGMQLCREIRFPEQWQYLATTGARLFVYLTNAANTREPEGVWRSHLISRAAENQRFLVSANIAHPDRHCPSMIVSPRGEVIGELPAGQHGVLRQVIGLDEAGSWYLGQRRQDVLSLDYHGSPLRPEQRS, encoded by the coding sequence ATGTCCGTCATGATCGCCCAAGTCCCCGCCGTCTGGAACGTCGACACCAACCTGAGCACCGTGCGAGATGTTCTCGACGAGGCGCATCGCGGCGATGTCGTCGTTCTGCCAGAGGGGATGTTGTCGGGCTACGACGAAGACCTGACTCCGCTGGACGCACTGGATCCCACAGCGGTCCATCACGCCGTCGCGCAGGTGGCGCGGCTGGCAGTGGACAAGCAGGTGCACGTCTTCTGCGGATCGCTGCTGCCGCAACCTGACGGATGGTGCAACGCCGGTCTGTTCTTCCCAGCGGACGGCGGTCGTCATCAGATCTACCGGAAGATCAACCTGGCAATGAACGAACGCGGCCGGCTTCACCCGGGCGATCAGCTGCCGAACGTCGACATTCCGCTGCCTGGCGGGCCCGTCACCGTGGGAATGCAGCTGTGCCGCGAGATCCGTTTCCCGGAGCAGTGGCAGTACCTTGCGACCACTGGCGCCCGGTTGTTCGTCTACCTCACCAACGCCGCCAACACCCGCGAGCCTGAAGGCGTCTGGCGGAGCCACCTGATCAGCCGCGCTGCCGAGAACCAGCGCTTCCTGGTATCCGCCAACATCGCCCACCCCGACCGGCACTGCCCCAGCATGATCGTGTCTCCGCGCGGCGAGGTCATCGGTGAACTGCCCGCCGGGCAGCACGGAGTTCTCCGGCAGGTGATCGGCCTGGACGAAGCGGGGAGCTGGTATCTCGGACAGCGACGACAGGATGTCCTGTCACTCGACTACCACGGAAGCCCGCTCCGGCCGGAACAGCGCTCATAG